The following are from one region of the Salvia hispanica cultivar TCC Black 2014 chromosome 1, UniMelb_Shisp_WGS_1.0, whole genome shotgun sequence genome:
- the LOC125200835 gene encoding uncharacterized protein LOC125200835, whose amino-acid sequence MRIQPIDSIPSDAVKPPVFRSRLKRLFDRPFNGVLRISSSEKPVAGGDKDGGGAAEFEPSSVCLDKMVQNFMEDNNEKPSAAVKCARNRCNCFNGNSNDSSDDELDFFSDSISANSSFSDPSDTLRSLTPCATVAERNLLADVSKIVEKNNKTSKRKDDLRKIVTDGLISLGYNASLCKSKWDKSPSIPAGEYEYIDVVVEGERVIIDVDFRSEFEIARPTSSYKAILQSLPYIFVGKTDRLIQIVAIASEAARQSLKKKGMHIPPWRKADYMKSKWLSPHLRLAADDHREEVELEREGGELDLIFGEEEPSSPGKEAPAAMTWQLPAIKPKSFERGNKAVVTGLAALLKEKL is encoded by the exons ATGAGAATCCAGCCGATCGATTCGATCCCTAGCGATGCCGTGAAGCCTCCGGTGTTTAGGTCTCGGCTGAAGCGGTTATTTGACCGTCCGTTCAACGGCGTCCTCCGGATTTCTTCATCTGAGAAGCCGGTCGCCGGAGGAGACAAAGATGGCGGTGGCGCTGCGGAGTTCGAGCCGAGCTCTGTGTGTTTGGATAAAATGGTTCAGAATTTCATGGAGGATAACAACGAGAAGCCTTCCGCCGCTGTGAAATGCGCCCGCAACCGCTGCAATTGCTTCAACGGCAACAGCAATGATAGCTCCGACGACGAGCTCGATTTCTTCTCCGATTCAATTTCCGCGAATTCGTCCTTCAGCGACCCATCGGATACTCTCAGG AGTTTGACGCCTTGCGCGACTGTGGCGGAGAGGAATCTATTGGCAGACGTTTCGAAGATTGTCGAGAAGAACAACAAAACTTCCAAAAGAAAAGACGATTTGAGGAAAATTGTCACCGATGGTCTAATCTCCCTCGGTTATAACGCCTCCCTTTGCAAATCCAAATGGGATAAATCCCCCTCAATTCCAGCTG GCGAGTACGAATACATCGATGTGGTGGTGGAAGGCGAGAGAGTGATAATCGACGTGGATTTCCGATCGGAGTTCGAGATCGCCCGGCCGACGAGCAGTTACAAGGCGATCCTGCAGAGCCTCCCCTACATTTTCGTCGGAAAAACCGACCGGCTCATCCAGATCGTGGCGATCGCGTCGGAGGCGGCGCGGCAGAGcctgaagaagaaaggaatgCACATCCCGCCGTGGCGGAAAGCCGATTACATGAAATCGAAGTGGCTCAGCCCTCACCTCCGCCTCGCCGCCGACGATCATCGCGAGGAGGTGGAATTGGAGCGCGAGGGAGGAGAATTGGACTTGATCTTCGGTGAGGAGGAGCCCTCATCGCCGGGAAAGGAAGCTCCGGCGGCGATGACGTGGCAGCTACCGGCGATCAAGCCGAAGAGTTTTGAAAGAGGGAATAAAGCGGTGGTCACCGGATTAGCCGCTCTCCTCAAAGAGAAACTGTGA
- the LOC125223327 gene encoding pyruvate kinase isozyme A, chloroplastic: protein MAQALNFSISTPYSSKPLISHRSHSISRFTLLKNPSKASLSIKASASDNGAGTTVQDTASFFAAAVDSAGSIEVDAVTEAELKENGFRSTRRTKLICTIGPATCKPEQLEALAVGGMNVARLNMCHGTREWHREVIQRLRRLNEEKGYAVAIMMDTEGSEIHMGDLGGAPSAKAEDGEIWTFSVREFDSGLPEHTIIVNYGGFAEDIKVGDELLVDGGMVRFEVIEKIGPDVKCRCTDPGLLLPRANLTFWRDGSLVRERNAMLPTISSKDWLDIDFGIAEGVDFIAISFVKSAEVIKHLRSYIQARARDSDISVIAKIESIDSLKNLEEIIIASDGAMVARGDLGAQIPLEQVPSEQQKIVQLCRQLNKPVIVASQLLESMIEYPTPTRAEVADVSEAVRQRSDALMLSGESAMGQFPDKALTVLRSVSLRIEKWWRDEKRHEAMELPEITSSFGDRISEEICNSTAKMANNLGVDAIFVYTKTGHMASLLSRCRPDCPIFAFTTTTSVRRRLNLQWGLIPFRLSFSDDMDSNLNKTFFLLKSRGMIKSGDLVIAVSDMLQSIQVMNVP from the exons ATGGCGCAGGCACTCAATTTCTCCATTTCCACCCCCTATTCCTCAAAACCCCTAATCTCTCACCGTTCTCACTCCATTTCCCGCTTTACCCTCCTCAAAAACCCTAGCAAAGCCTCGCTCTCCATCAAAGCGTCCGCATCCGACAACGGCGCCGGCACCACCGTGCAGGACACCGCCTCCTTCTTCGCCGCGGCCGTCGATTCAGCTGGCTCGATCGAGGTCGATGCAGTCACGGAGGCGGAGCTCAAGGAGAACGGATTCCGGAGCACGCGCCGCACCAAGCTCATCTGCACGATCGGCCCCGCCACGTGCAAGCCGGAGCAGCTGGAGGCGCTGGCCGTCGGGGGGATGAATGTCGCCAGGCTTAACATGTGCCACGGCACCAGGGAGTGGCATCGGGAGGTGATTCAGCGTCTGAGGAGGTTGAATGAGGAGAAGGGGTATGCCGTTGCCATTATGATGGATACTGAGGGGAGTGAGATTCACATGGGGGATCTTGGCGGCGCTCCGTCGGCCAAAGCTGAG GATGGTGAAATATGGACTTTCAGTGTTCGAGAGTTTGATTCTGGTCTCCCTGAACACACAATTATTGTGAACTATGGTGGCTTTGCTGAAG ATATAAAAGTAGGTGATGAACTTCTAGTTGATGGTGGAATGGTGAGATTTGAAGTGATTGAGAAAATTGGTCCAGATGTCAAGTGTCGCTGTACGGATCCTGGACTTTTGCTACCTCGGGCTAATCTTACATTCTGGAGAGATGGGAGCTTAGTGCGTGAACGTAATGCAATGCTTCCCACAATATCCTCAAAG GATTGGCTGGACATTGATTTTGGGATTGCTGAGGGGGTTGATTTTATCGCTATATCATTTGTTAAGTCTGCGGAAGTTATAAAGCATCTCAGGAGCTATATCCAGGCACGGGCTCGTGATAG TGACATTTCTGTGAttgcaaaaatagaaagtattGACTCATTGAAGAACTTGGAGGAGATCATTATAGCATCAGATGGAGCTATGGTGGCAAGAGGAGATCTCGGTGCACAGATCCCATTGGAACAGGTCCCATCAGAGCAACAAAAGATTGTACAGCTCTGCAGGCAGTTAAACAAGCCAGTTATTGTTGCCAGCCAGTTGCTTGAATCGATGATAGAATACCCAACACCAACAAGAGCTGAGGTAGCTGACGTTTCTGAAGCAGTTCGCCAGCGATCAGATGCCTTAATGCTTTCTGGTGAGTCTGCCATGGGCCAGTTCCCTGACAAAGCATTGACTGTTCTCAGAAGTGTTAGTCTAAGAATAGAGAAATGGTGGAGAGACGAGAAACGCCATGAAGCTATGGAACTCCCTGAAATCACATCCTCTTTTGGAGACAGAATTTCAGAAGAGATTTGCAACTCTACTGCTAAGATGG CCAACAATCTGGGTGTGGACGCTATTTTTGTTTACACTAAAACAGGTCACATGGCATCTCTCCTATCACGCTGCCGCCCTGACTGCCCCATTTTCGCATTTACTACAACGACATCTGTACGCAGACGCCTGAACCTGCAATGGGGTCTAATACCTTTCCGCTTGAGCTTTTCTGATGATATGGACAGCAACCTCAACAAGACTTTCTTTTTGCTAAAATCCCGGGGAATGATAAAGTCAGGAGACCTGGTTATTGCTGTCTCTGACATGTTGCAATCTATTCAAGTTATGaatgtcccataa
- the LOC125201845 gene encoding guanine nucleotide-binding protein subunit gamma 2-like: MQTGNSGEVRSGVGAADTRGKHRISAELKRLEQEIRFLEEELEQLEKMENASAACKEMLINIETRPDPLLPETIGPINPTWDRWFEGPQESSGCRCWIL, encoded by the exons ATGCAAACAGGGAATTCCGGTGAAGTGCGATCGGGCGTTGGAGCAGCAGATACTCGAGGGAAGCACAGGATATCTGCTGAATTGAAGAGGCTCGAGCAAGAAATTCGTTTCTTGGAG GAAGAACTGGAACAACTTGAGAAAATGGAGAACGCCTCGGCTGCTTGCAAAGA GATGCTAATCAACATCGAAACAAGACCAGATCCTTTACTCCCAGA GACCATCGGGCCAATAAATCCGACCTGGGACAGATGGTTTGAAGGTCCACAGGAGTCTTCCGGCTGCAGGTGCTGGATACTGTGA
- the LOC125202369 gene encoding uncharacterized protein LOC125202369, whose protein sequence is MATHFHPPHSLATAATALRRRNGGSNFFTISEKTLPWRSVHILGNQHSAMSISRIAGFSRVKAANESADSYLDMWKKARERERSSLQFEIMADKTAEDSGEESAEDLEKRSREFEKLLEVPPEERDKVQRMQVIDRAAAAIAATRALIKDSAPPQPETGELDILSGGEEGDLDEGREIASISVPQSSNSTSGTPGPSFWAWAPPLQDDGGEGDDSFGSAKLKPASPFSAPSSPVLEQERSMESLSIPFETEMLQSQNLIPIPPLQSFVEVEKRDVEFSTNATEAAEALSEMNEASNQGVNPDGTRWWKETGIEQRPDGVVCKWTLIRGVSADKSVEWENKYWEAADELAYKELGSEKSGRDAAGNVWREFWRESMMEIDGSVHLEKTAEKWGVNMQGTEWQEKWFEHYGAGQAEKWAHKWCSIDPNTPLEAGHAHVWHERWGEKYDGHGGSTKYTDKWAERFEGDGWAKWGDKWDENFDANSQGVKQGESWWEGKYGDRWNRTWGEGHNGSGWVHKYGKSSCGEHWDTHVQQDTWYERFPHYGFYHCFENSTQLRSVKKPSEWPENS, encoded by the exons ATGGCCACTCATTTCCACCCACCTCACTCACTCGCCACCGCCGCAACCGCCCTCCGCCGCCgtaacggagggagtaattttttcacCATCTCAGAGAAAACACTTCCATGGCGCTCCGTGCATATTTTAGGGAATCAGCACAGTGCGATGAGCATTTCGAGAATCGCGGGATTTTCCAGAGTGAAGGCTGCGAATGAGAGCGCGGACTCGTACTTGGACATGTGGAAGAAGGCGAGGGAGCGCGAGAGAAGCTCGCTGCAGTTCGAGATAATGGCGGATAAAACGGCGGAGGATTCGGGGGAGGAGAGCGCGGAGGATTTGGAGAAAAGGAGCCGAGAGTTCGAGAAGCTTCTAGAGGTTCCGCCGGAGGAGAGGGATAAGGTGCAGAGAATGCAGGTGATCGATCGTGCCGCCGCGGCGATTGCGGCCACCAGAGCGTTGATCAAGGACAGCGCGCCTCCGCAGCCGGAGACCGGAGAGCTGGACATTCTCAGTGGTGGTGAGGAGGGCGATCTCGATGAGG GGAGGGAAATTGCCAGCATTTCGGTGCCACAGTCTAGTAACTCGACCAGCGGAACGCCAGGTCCAAGTTTCTGGGCTTGGGCACCTCCTCTACAAGATGATGGCGGTGAAGGTGATGATTCTTTCGGCAGTGCTAAACTCAAGCCAGCGTCTCCATTTTCAGCTCCAAGCAGTCCTGTACTGGAACAGGAGCGAAGCATGGAATCTCTGTCGATTCCATTTGAGACTGAAATGCTTCAAAGTCAGAATCTTATCCCCATACCCCCTCTTCAGTCTTTTGTGGAGGTAGAGAAACGGGATGTTGAATTCTCGACCAATGCAACTGAGGCAGCTGAGGCGCTGAGTGAAATGAATGAAGCATCCAACCAGGGAGTAAACCCTGATGGAACGAGGTGGTGGAAGGAGACGGGCATAGAACAAAGGCCCGATGGGGTGGTTTGTAAGTGGACGCTGATCAGAGGCGTTAGTGCTGATAAAAGTGTTGAGTGGGAAAACAAATACTGGGAAGCTGCTGATGAGCTTGCTTATAAGGAGCTTGGTTCTGAGAAATCTGGTCGGGATGCTGCAGGAAATGTGTGGCGTGAATTCTGGAGGGAATCGATGATGGAG ATTGATGGTTCTGTCCATCTTGAGAAAACAGCAGAAAAGTGGGGAGTCAATATGCAAGGGACTGAGTGGCAGGAGAAATGGTTTGAGCACTATGGTGCAGGCCAAGCCGAGAAGTGGGCTCACAAGTGGTGCAGCATCGATCCAAACACTCCTTTAGAAGCTGGTCATGCACACGTCTGGCACGAAAG GTGGGGTGAGAAGTATGATGGACACGGAGGGAGCACGAAATACACAGACAAATGGGCTGAGCGCTTTGAGGGCGATGGATGGGCTAAATGGGGCGATAAATGGGATGAGAATTTTGACGCAAACAGCCAGGGGGTGAAGCAAGGGGAGAGCTGGTGGGAAGGGAAATATGGAGACCGTTGGAACCGAACATGGGGTGAAGGCCACAATGGTTCGGGGTGGGTGCACAAGTATGGAAAGAGCAGCTGTGGTGAGCATTGGGACACTCATGTTCAACAAGATACGTGGTACGAG